The genomic window ATTTCGTCCATAACCTCGCTATTATCCCATTTACCAGCATTTGGCCCCTGATCAGAAGCACGGGTGTTATAGGCATGATGCATTTCTTGGCGTAGCTCACGATTATCAGCATAAGTCATAATCGGCAGATAGCTTGGCATATCTAACGTGAATAACCAGCCTTCTTCTCCTTTAGAGTTAGCTAATGCTTTTGCTGCTAACAGCGCACTTTCTGGTATACCAGCAAGCTTGTCGCTATTTTTAATCAATTGTGTCCAACCCATTGTTGCATCTAGGACATTATTGCTAAATTTAGTTTTTAATTCGGCAATTCGAATAGCAATTTCGCCATAACGCTTCTTTTTTTCTACAGGTAAACCAATTCCGGATAACTCAAAATCACGTAACGTATTTTCAATCGATTTACGTTGTGCTTGATTGAGTTTATCAAATTCAGCACTATTTTTTAGTGACTTATAAGCTTGATAAAGGCCGGTGTGTTGCCCCATCCAGGTACTAAATTCTGATAGCATAGGTAAACAGTTATCATAAACTTGTCGTAACTCATCACTATTTTTTACTGCATGGAGGTGACTAACGGGTGACCAAGCGCGGGAGAGTCGGTTGTTAGCTTCTTCTAATGGTTGGCATAAATTGTTCCAGCTAAAGGTGCTATTTTCTTTAAGTATGGTCTCAATTGTCTGTCGATAGCCATTTAATACAGTGTTTACCGCTGGGATCACATCTTGCGGTGTGATGGTGTAAAAATGGGGTAACACCGATTTTGTTAGTAAAGGATTTGTCATAATAAAAACATCCTGTGATTAATTATCCTATTTGCTAGGTAAAATTAAATATATAAGAGATGTGATTAAGATATGGCCACATACGGCTGAGTTCAATATTAGGCTAGATATTTTATCTGATTTTTTGCGAGATTGTTTAAATACATAGGTTTAGAATTTCTGCAAATAGGATTATAATGATTACCAATTTTTCCATGGAAGATCATCGTCCCCGGTGGGGTGGCTGGACTTCAAATCCAGATGGGGCCGCCAGCGGTCCTTGGCAGGTTCGACTCCTGTGGTCTTCCACCAATTGAGTCAATCTAATTCTACTAATCTCTTATCAATATATCTATTTTTAATTCAACGGATATCAACTTAGTTCAACCTAAATCAATAGGTTTGTGGCGGCACTTTTGGGTATGTTTATTTTTTCGGAGAAAATCGGGGAAATAGTTATAAATCAATAAATAGTGTCACTCAAACCATACAAATTTCCTGTAAGGAAAGGGCTATATCTGTTAGTGAAACCTGGTGGTGCTAAATACAGGAGTATGGGATACCTCTTTTTAGGCAAAGGGGAATGATTAGCGTTTGAGGCTTATTGTGAAATCACGCCTAGTGCAAACAAGGAGAGAAAAAAGGATGCAGCAAGGAAGTTACTTGTTTCAGAAAGTAACCCTGCCCAGAAATTCATTTGCGTCAATATGCCTGCCTTTTTCAGTAAGAAAAACCGATACCATGTTTCTTTTCAAAATACACCTCAGTCCCTGTATACCAGTATTCTTTATAGGATACATTTATCTTTACTTATTTTTTGTTTAGGTGGCTAAGCTGAGGGATCCAGAGTGTATAGAATATCTGTTAATCTAACCCTTTGAGACTATTAAAATTAAATTTTCCTTTAGCTATACAGGAGCTCAGTTATTCAGGAATCTGTTCTGTACTCATCCAAACCGGATACCAAATAATCCGCCATCCTCGGTAGCATCAGTAAGGTGTGTGGGGAGTACATATTCCTGAAGATCGAAACCTTCAATAGCTTCCTTAAAAGCATCATCTTCATTCATTGTGACGATATACTGGAAACCGATCTCTTGCGCTATTTCAGCACCGAGGCGTAATGCACTGATCACCTGACGTCCATCAACACCATCGAATAAATGGCTATCGTGTATTAGAAATCCGGGTCCAGTCTGACGTTTGGTACACAAACGCATAAGCATCATATCAAAGCAAAATATTTGCATACTCTTAATACCTTTACTACGTTCTCCCTGCATAGGAAATCTGAATACAGGGCCATTGGATGTTTCATCGATGGTCATGCTACCAGCTGATTCGTACAAACGTTGAGATGTTTCTTCATAAGCTACAATAGCTTCTGCTAAGAGATCTTTTTGCTCAGTAAAGTCACGCCGCAGACGGATCATCAGACGATTACGTTCAATTTCGAGTTCATTCTTAGTTCCTTCAAGTTGCTCTGCAGCTTCAAAACGTTGTCGCAAGGTTTTTACTTCAGACTCCATTCTTCCCAGTTCACCCTGTAGTTTGAGAAATTGCTCTAATGCCCCATGACTACGGAGAATATTTAGAATTTCACTACGTCGGTGGTCAAGTTGTGCTTTTTTTGTATCACGTAATTCAATCCGTAATTTTGCTGCTTCTAGCTCACTGGAAAGATAATCTTTGCGGTTACGTATCACTGATTCGTGGAAATTTTTCACATCTTCATACTGGCGTTTAACTAACCCGGGAAGTATGAGACCAACTTCTTTATAAACCGCCTGTAAATCTTCATGATCAGGGGGAACTTCAGATGAAAGTGCATTTTCAAGATCACTAATTGCAGAAAAATCAAGCATATTAGCATTAGCTAATTCATTAAGCTGGTGAGTTAGTGTAGTACTCTCCATTTCCAATTCTCGGTATTCTGGCAATACGCAGAATACATCAATTTCTGAGCGAAGCTTTTTAAGGCGTGCTTCCTGAATAGTCAATTCAGTACGTAAATCAGCAGCTTTACCAATGATTGAGCCGAATACGCCGTTGCCTGCTGCTTTTTTAAGCTCAGCAAGGGTTTTTTCCCGCTCCCGAACAGTCTGCCAATCACGTGCAATTTGCCAGTCTAATCCGAGTAAAAACATTAGAGCCATCTGCATATCACCAGTACTCTGCATCGTGGCTTGCTTTTCTGGGCTCATAAAAGCGCCATTTGCTTGCCTGCGAGCAAAGTAGGAAAATAGAGATCTGAATGAAGGTGGTTTACTGCCAGCGGCTTTAGGGCTACTCAAACCAAATATTTGTTCTCCAAGAAGTGAGCACCACTCAGTAGGTGAGTATTTAATTTTTTCTGCGGATGGGGTCGTAACAAAAATTTTAGCCTTTGAACCACCGCTGCGTTCTACAACTGTAGATTCTGAGCTCAGATCAAAGTCTAGGCCAAACGTGTATTCAGCCAGTTCGGGAGTACGAAATATTGATTTTGGATCTGCTTCCGCTCCAAATAAAAAATGCACCAACTCAACAAAACTAGTTTTACCAGCACGATTACGCGTTTGCTTACTGGTGGCACCTTTCGTTTTTTGAGCTATCAGTATATTCAGTCCCGGCTTCAGCTCACCAATATTCTTGAAGCTCGGCAGCGTACTATAAATGTAATGAATCAAGCTGACCTCCGAGCCATAAGGCCATTTTCAAGTTCAATAGCTCCAAGAGTGTACAAAAGATCGAGAGCAAGCAAGAACCAGTCGTAGGTTATCTTTCTGGGTATAACTGTGATATCTGTATCAGGTATATTCAGCTCTTCCCAGATTGCAGAAACTGTCTTGGGGCAAGTAATCAATGTGAGGATTTGTGCGCCTACTGTTAATAATGCTCTGTCTTGTGGCAAATGTTTGGATGGCAGGATCATACTGTCCTCATTGCTTTTGCATCTTCAAAAATTTCACACTTATCAAACAGGTACGCCATAACAGCTAATACAGCCGCCTTATGCAACGGTGTTGTATTAGTGGTGCCTCCAGCCCATGCTTCTAAGCGACCAAATATCTCATCAGGGTGAAGTATTGGCGTCTGCTCTCGTAATAGTATGTATTCACGATTAAACGCTTGTGCAATTTGTTCACCATACGTTGGATTTCTCCAATTACCAAAAAACTGTGCAACAAGAGGTGATTTTTGCATACCAATTTTCAGAAAATCAGCAACTTCTTGAGATAAAAAATTAGCTTCAATCTTTCCTTGCGACACTTCTTTTACTTCTATTGTAGTTGGTGCCGACCTAATACTAATATGCGTAAGTACAGCTGCTAAGTCACTGAAACCCAGATTAACGTTGGCCTCCATTGTCAGTGAGGGCCCGAACCATGATTCAAGATCCTGCAGACTCAGTTGCCGAAACAGGAGCAGCATGTTCTCATATCCCCAATGACTGATCCTGATAGCTGGATTATTTTCTCTGAGCTCAGCTAAGACTTCAATTACGTGAGGACCGAGGCGTCCATCAGGAGCATTGTGGACAAAAATCCATTCGTCAAAATATTTTTCCCAGTGTTCTTTTGCACCTTTAAAATCTTCATTGATTTTCCTGATGGCTTCGGCCGCACTCAGTTCGTTAGGAGCATATAACTGGAACAGCATGCGCATAGAAAATAAATACCCGTCATTCTTTCGGTCACCAACATTACCCCAAGGGCGGCAAGCCATGAAATCGTCGTGATATACTTTCGACATTAGTTTTTCAAACAGATGCTGAAATCCATCCCCTTTGGATTCAAGGAAAGCAATACGAAAATCTTTTTCATAGTTAAGCTGTTGTATACGATCCATTCGTTTATATTCCGATCTTAATATTCACTGAATGTATTAAATAAAGACAGATATCCATAGTCTATGTCGTTATAAGAGATAGCACATCTAACGTATGTCTAAAAATACTTCCACATCTTTGTAGTATTTGTTTGCATATTCTTGTCTGTCTCAGTCCATATTGCTTTATTGTATGTTACTTTAGTTATTGCGTCATGGACTCTACTTCATATATTCAAAGCTTTTTCACTCAAAATTTTCTGCAGTTTTCTACGTCAAAGATCTGTGGTGAGATTCTTTTTTGTCTAGTATTCGGGGAATACTCGTCATAATCACTGACCAAGCGACACATAATCATCCATTATCCGCTCCAACCCCGAGTTTTCCAAGTCTTCCAACCAGCCATTCCCTCAGTTGTTTTTCCGTTTTCATCTTTCAAGATATTATTCAGCTAATCATCTTATGGAAAGCCTAGCAGCAAATATACCAAAACAACCACATCAGTTTGGGACGTAACTTAGAGTATTGGACGATTTAAACAGGCTAATTAGTTTATTAGCAAAAGAACGTTACCCAAGCCAGATGTATTTGTTAAGTAGAATGACTTCTAGCATCGGCTGATAGCGTAATAGTCAGTCATCAACCTCTAAGTTGATATACAATCAGATTGAATAGATAAGGGCTCAGGAAGCGTTTTACTGTGTATTAAGCGATACAGGTATACAAGGACAGCGGGTGTACTGCCGATATCAGGAAAGCGCATGTTAGCCATCCTCAGTTGGTGGTTGTTTTGAATAAGTGGATAACACATTCCCTGGCAAACAGCGAGTTTGGTAAAGCCATCCAACTAGAGTTGATAATGGCGTAGGCGAGCATGATATTTTTTAACGTTAATCTGATGTGATTTAAAGGTGGGCACTAATGTTGTAGCACGGGATCGTTATTCGTTGATTAAATTTTGGATTCAGTAATTCGATCCTGTAACCCGTTTTCAACTAGGCTCTTCAGCTAAAGAGCTACGACCTAATTTTATCGGCTTGAGGAATTCATTATCTTGCATGAGCTTATAAAACTATTTATCCAACCCTGTTAATTGGGAAATGAATTTCATATCAATAAATTAATCATTCAGAATAGAAGTAGATAATGATGTAGAGCTAAAATTTGTCATGAGGAATTTAATAGGTTAAGTCAGAAGTGATATCAATTGAGTTAAAGGGATATCATATTGCGTCATGACATCCTTTGTTTAGTAATTAATTATTGACTATATCCCACCATTCTATTTCCATCTTTATATGCTTTACTATAGTTTTTAACGAAATACGAGAAATCGTCAATCAAAAGTTAGGTTATTATTTATTGTGAGATTTATGTTTAACATTGTAGATCTTAACATTACTAAACAAACCACTATTTTCAATTAAGTTATCGCTGTGTTTAACCACAATTTTATTTTTAATAAAATAAATAAAAGTAAGCATATAACAATCCCTTATCTTAATAAATCAAAGAAATAATCAAATATTAACTTGTAATGAGTAAAAATAGTTATTTTCATTAACAATTTAGCCAGGTGACCAGTTTTAGTTGTTTATAAAACGCCAAATACATTGGGAAATGTGAAACTATGCACAAAAATAAACAAATAAAGAAGATAACGTATTAAAACCGTTATTTGCTCTAGGTTAATGATATGTATATAGATTTTTAAAAATACTAACGATAGCTGCCATTTTGTTCTGGGTTACTAATCGTGTTTCAAATTGGTAGTGAAAGTGAAAACTCTCAACTCTCAGAGGTTGTAACGCTACAACCTGAAAAACCTTCATATCTAATACTTCCCCGCACAAGTGAGGTTTGAAGATGCTTGATATCGTCGGTTAACTGAGCAAATACAAATGAAATGTTGAAATGCCAAATCGGCTTGAGAGGCAGTTTGTGGTTAGTCAACGATGGTTAAGTTTGGTGTGGTGGCTTCCTTTTCCAGATTGATTAGCGGTGTGTTGGTGATGTTGCCGCGCTCGTCCAGCATGATGCTGACAGCGAGCATGTAATAGATTGTTTAGGTGTTATGCGGCCGATTAGTAGGTAAGAGCGCCACTATACCAGCCGTAAGTATTAAGAAATGTTCTGGCATTAGCGGATAACACAAAGGTGTGAGTCGAAGTAGTAATTGCTGGGATAACAGTCTGATGGAACGTTTGTTACCAAGATTGGTGAGTGAACACCGCAGCGACTGATCAAACAAACTGGATAATTTGGGCTAACCATTACAGAACCTATGACGCAATGTATTTCATGTGATTGAGCATGCATCAGATTGATAAGTGTTTTTGCGATTAAGCAAATGTAATAACCACCTGCTATTTACTATCAACGAAAATCTAGCAATGCAGCGGAGTTACCCTTTCTCACAAAATATAAGGAAAAAATAGACCATGACACAATGGGTTGCGACTAAGTGGGAAAATGCGTTTTATTTGTCCGATAAATCATCTGATAACGCTGAAATTTCCAATACCCTTTTTTCAATAAAATTAACCGGTAAACTTAATCGTGAAATGTTTATGTTGGCTGTGTCCCACGCACTAAAGCAACCAAGCTTTCAGTGGACGTTTTTATGGCAAAACGAATTAATCAAACGTCAGGTAGAGGTGTCGACACAAGGTGAGTATTATGATTTTTCACAGCACCATTCACCGCAGCAGTCTGGCAAAGATAATCTTAATACACTTTACCAACAGCGATTGGTGCCTGGAGTGACGCCACTATTTAAATGGTGCTTATGCTATCTAGGTGAAAACGATCAGCAGATGGTGCATGTTTTAAATCTTGTCATTCATCATCTAATTATTGATGGCACTTCATTTCGTCAGCTTATGTGTAATGTCCAACGTTTTTATCAATTATTAATAGAATCTCAACCATTACCTGGATGGCCATCTCCAGCGTGTTATTTTACCAGTGAACAGCCAGAAAATAGTTTAACTCAATCAGAGTTGGCGTTGGCCGAACAACGTGCACAAGATTTAATCGGCCAACAATGTCAATTAATGCTACCCCGCAATGCGAAACAAAATGAAAAAGTAGAAAGTAAAACGTTATCTTTATCTGAATATATTGTGAAGGGTATTCAGGTTTTAGCTGACCAGCACAACGTAACTCGGCATATTATTTTACAGGCAATATTTGTTGGTTTACTTCACCGATTATCGGGTCAAAATGATATTTTCATGCTCTCACCAGTAAGTATGCGCCCACCCTCTCACCGGGAAGAAGGCGGATGCTGGGTCAACACGGTCATTTTAGGTCACCATTTTACCGCAGATTTGAGTTGGTCTAACCTCTTTGAACAAATCATTTTGCAACGCAAACACTGGAAAAAGGCAAAGCATATCCCTTTGGCAAATATCATTGGCGCGTTGCGTAAACAGAAAAAAGATCATTCATTTGAGCGGTTCAATCTGATGTTTGCTGAAACGGTTGCATTAAACCATACCTATCGTTTCAGTGATGGCGTCACTGTTTGTGAAAATTATGAATTTATCGAGAGCAGTAATGACCTGCAACTACTGTATTGCCAGGCAGAAAATGGTGAAATCCATTTACGTTTAAATATAGCGCCAAGTATTAATCAGGATGGGCTATTTAGCGCTTTTATGGCGCAATATCAATTAGCGTTAGATACGGTATTGGTAAATTCTGACCAGCATATCAGCGATTTGCAACTGCTTACGCCGAACATGATAGCCAATATACATCAACGTAATGCGACCACTGTAGCTTGGCCTGCCCATACGTTGGCACAACAATTCTATACCCATGTGTTAGAACAACCTGATCATATTGCGCTTATCGATGATGTGACCGGTCAAGAGTGGAGTTATGGCCAGCTTCATCATCTTGCTACCCATATCGCGACACATTTAAACACGACGTTTACTGATCCACGCCAAATGATTGTGATGTTGCATATTGAACCTCTGGCGCAGTTGGTGATTGCTATTCTGGCGGTGCAGTATGCAGGCATGATTTATTACTGTATTGATCGTAGTGCGCCGGAGGAGCGTAAAGCAGTAATGAAGGGGGTAGTACAGCCAGATTTATTGTTAGTTGATCAACCACAAATGTTTGCTCTAGCATTACCACAATTGGAAATTTCCCTCCTGCTAGAAGAAGCTCAAGCGTCGCTGCTTGCAGCCAGATCTTCCTTAGGCCAGAGACCGAAAGGGTCGGTCGAAGATCTGAGTCACCTAATTTTTACCTCCGGGACCACAGGCACGCCCAAAGGTGTGGCATTATCACACCGTTCAGTGATGAGTACTTTATATCAGCCGTTACATCTACCAATATCGCAGCGTGTTCTCTATTCCGCTAATGAAACCTTTGATTGTGCAACGCTACAGTTATGGTCAGCTTGGATTCATGGCGCGACGGTTATCACCCCGGAACGAAAAGCCATTGCTGATCCACACCGTATGCAGCAGCTGATTGTGAATTATCAACCGGACAATATTTTCTTAACGACGGGACTATTTGATAGCTACATGCAATCTGGTAAGGCCGCGCTTTTCTCAACCGTTAATACGTTGATTTTCGGCGGTGATGTTGTCAACCCTACAGCGGTGCGCGCTGCCCAGCAGGCCGGTATCAAAAATTTGTTTAATATCTACGGTCCGGCGGAAACTTGTGTTTACAGTTTTGCATATGCTGCATATGGCGAAATCAACGGCCCGGTTCCGCTTGGCTGGGTTTCCAATAATATGCAGGTCTATATTCTTGACTCGCACCAGCAACATGTTCCCGATGGTGCGATTGGTGAACTCTATTTTGCCGGGCAGGGATTAGCACGTGGTTACCATCATCGGCCAGATTTAGATAAAAATGCCTTTGTTGAAATTATCCTACCGGGCGCTAAGGAAGAAAAAGTTAGGGCTTATCGCAGCGGTGATTACGGTTACTGGAGCGAAGAGGGATTGATCTTTGTAGGTCGACGCGATGATCAGGTCAAAATCAGGGGCTATCGTGTTGAGTTAAAAGAGGTGCGCCTGGCACTGGAAGATGTACCGGGTGTTATTCTCGGTGTGGTAATTGCGCCGGGAGAAGCCGGTCATCGGCAACTACATGGCTTTTATATCAGTAATGATGCGTTGGATAGCAATCAAGTGCGTAGAGAGCTAGCTAACAAATTGCCAGAATATATGATTCCGCGGTATCTGCAACAAATTGAAAAAATGCCATTGACGGTGAACGGTAAATTTGATTTGCGTGCCTTAGAAGCGATGCGGGTGATTGAAAGGCCGCGAAACGACAAATTTATTGCGCCTCGTAATGACATTGAGATGAAACTGTATACGCTTTTTTCGCAGCTTTTTCTTAACGTGACGATTGATATCCATAGCCATTTTTTTGAACTAGGTGGTTCATCGCTGGATGCATTAAGGCTGGTAAATCTGGTTGAAAAAGAGATTGGCCAACTCCTTACTTTGACTGAATTAATTCGGTATCCAACTATTGAGCAACTCGCGGTTTTACTACGGACACGCGCTAGAGGTAGCCAACCACAAAATACGCGCGCAGAAAATTTAATGACCTTTCGTGACGGCAAGCGCCACCTTATCTGTATCCATCCAGGTGGCGGTACCGCTTATTGTTATCTCAAATTG from Arsenophonus sp. aPb includes these protein-coding regions:
- a CDS encoding ABC-three component system protein, with product MIHYIYSTLPSFKNIGELKPGLNILIAQKTKGATSKQTRNRAGKTSFVELVHFLFGAEADPKSIFRTPELAEYTFGLDFDLSSESTVVERSGGSKAKIFVTTPSAEKIKYSPTEWCSLLGEQIFGLSSPKAAGSKPPSFRSLFSYFARRQANGAFMSPEKQATMQSTGDMQMALMFLLGLDWQIARDWQTVREREKTLAELKKAAGNGVFGSIIGKAADLRTELTIQEARLKKLRSEIDVFCVLPEYRELEMESTTLTHQLNELANANMLDFSAISDLENALSSEVPPDHEDLQAVYKEVGLILPGLVKRQYEDVKNFHESVIRNRKDYLSSELEAAKLRIELRDTKKAQLDHRRSEILNILRSHGALEQFLKLQGELGRMESEVKTLRQRFEAAEQLEGTKNELEIERNRLMIRLRRDFTEQKDLLAEAIVAYEETSQRLYESAGSMTIDETSNGPVFRFPMQGERSKGIKSMQIFCFDMMLMRLCTKRQTGPGFLIHDSHLFDGVDGRQVISALRLGAEIAQEIGFQYIVTMNEDDAFKEAIEGFDLQEYVLPTHLTDATEDGGLFGIRFG
- a CDS encoding ABC-three component system middle component 6, with translation MILPSKHLPQDRALLTVGAQILTLITCPKTVSAIWEELNIPDTDITVIPRKITYDWFLLALDLLYTLGAIELENGLMARRSA
- a CDS encoding ABC-three component system protein; amino-acid sequence: MDRIQQLNYEKDFRIAFLESKGDGFQHLFEKLMSKVYHDDFMACRPWGNVGDRKNDGYLFSMRMLFQLYAPNELSAAEAIRKINEDFKGAKEHWEKYFDEWIFVHNAPDGRLGPHVIEVLAELRENNPAIRISHWGYENMLLLFRQLSLQDLESWFGPSLTMEANVNLGFSDLAAVLTHISIRSAPTTIEVKEVSQGKIEANFLSQEVADFLKIGMQKSPLVAQFFGNWRNPTYGEQIAQAFNREYILLREQTPILHPDEIFGRLEAWAGGTTNTTPLHKAAVLAVMAYLFDKCEIFEDAKAMRTV
- a CDS encoding non-ribosomal peptide synthetase, which translates into the protein MTQWVATKWENAFYLSDKSSDNAEISNTLFSIKLTGKLNREMFMLAVSHALKQPSFQWTFLWQNELIKRQVEVSTQGEYYDFSQHHSPQQSGKDNLNTLYQQRLVPGVTPLFKWCLCYLGENDQQMVHVLNLVIHHLIIDGTSFRQLMCNVQRFYQLLIESQPLPGWPSPACYFTSEQPENSLTQSELALAEQRAQDLIGQQCQLMLPRNAKQNEKVESKTLSLSEYIVKGIQVLADQHNVTRHIILQAIFVGLLHRLSGQNDIFMLSPVSMRPPSHREEGGCWVNTVILGHHFTADLSWSNLFEQIILQRKHWKKAKHIPLANIIGALRKQKKDHSFERFNLMFAETVALNHTYRFSDGVTVCENYEFIESSNDLQLLYCQAENGEIHLRLNIAPSINQDGLFSAFMAQYQLALDTVLVNSDQHISDLQLLTPNMIANIHQRNATTVAWPAHTLAQQFYTHVLEQPDHIALIDDVTGQEWSYGQLHHLATHIATHLNTTFTDPRQMIVMLHIEPLAQLVIAILAVQYAGMIYYCIDRSAPEERKAVMKGVVQPDLLLVDQPQMFALALPQLEISLLLEEAQASLLAARSSLGQRPKGSVEDLSHLIFTSGTTGTPKGVALSHRSVMSTLYQPLHLPISQRVLYSANETFDCATLQLWSAWIHGATVITPERKAIADPHRMQQLIVNYQPDNIFLTTGLFDSYMQSGKAALFSTVNTLIFGGDVVNPTAVRAAQQAGIKNLFNIYGPAETCVYSFAYAAYGEINGPVPLGWVSNNMQVYILDSHQQHVPDGAIGELYFAGQGLARGYHHRPDLDKNAFVEIILPGAKEEKVRAYRSGDYGYWSEEGLIFVGRRDDQVKIRGYRVELKEVRLALEDVPGVILGVVIAPGEAGHRQLHGFYISNDALDSNQVRRELANKLPEYMIPRYLQQIEKMPLTVNGKFDLRALEAMRVIERPRNDKFIAPRNDIEMKLYTLFSQLFLNVTIDIHSHFFELGGSSLDALRLVNLVEKEIGQLLTLTELIRYPTIEQLAVLLRTRARGSQPQNTRAENLMTFRDGKRHLICIHPGGGTAYCYLKLANALNRDLGIHGIQAQGLKEGESFLPSFDAMADHYLTQIEHLINQPHILCGWSLGGLMALLMARKLQQRGFHHSKIIMFDTGYPYPEMVRCIPQMGLDEFKQKLCRFDGIFPDIREEDIDRYHSLYNHHRLLLTGITEVPHFSGRAWLIQVRDKEYTFDIERAAASWRQVIPQLIALPTSGNHWSLMDPPHVQKVAAMVEDIMAEHCQEMVEDVCL